The following proteins come from a genomic window of Lycium ferocissimum isolate CSIRO_LF1 chromosome 4, AGI_CSIRO_Lferr_CH_V1, whole genome shotgun sequence:
- the LOC132052923 gene encoding short-chain dehydrogenase TIC 32 B, chloroplastic-like, translating into MELDKVYRAFIYTWFSPIGAILQFKIPSCDLMKATLKYLVGIAGPSGYGSKTTAEQVTQNCSTSLASQLTAIITGATSGIGAETARVLAKRGVRLIIPARDLKKAAMLKEAIQKQSPWADIILLEIDLSSFASIQKFCARFLSLGLPLHILINNAGKFSQKLKFSEDKFELSFATNYLGHFLLTEMLLDKMVETAEQTGIEGRIVNVSSVVHNWVKRDHFCFSQMLNPKNYNGTRAYAQSKLANILHAKELSRQLKARNANVAINAVHPGIVKTGITRDHKGFITDSLYFMASKLLKSTSQGSASTCYLALNEQTRGVSGKYYADCNECHCSALANDQIEAHKLWKHTRALIHRRLLLPL; encoded by the exons ATGGAGCTCGATAAGGTTTACAGGGCATTTATATATACGTGGTTTTCACCAATAGGTGCAATCTTGCAGTTCAAAATTCCAAGTTGTGACCTCATGAAGGCTACTCTTAAGTATTTGGTAGGCATTGCTGGTCCAAGTGGTTATGGTTCTAAAACAACTGCAGAACAAGTTACTCAAAATTGCTCTACCTCCCTTGCTTCTCAGCTTACCGCAATTATCACTG GTGCAACATCCGGAATTGGAGCAGAAACAGCAAGGGTGCTGGCAAAGAGGGGTGTAAGATTAATAATTCCAGCAAGGGACTTGAAGAAGGCAGCCATGTTAAAGGAAGCCATTCAAAAACAGAGTCCCTGGGCTGACATTATTTTATTGGAGATAGACTTGAGTTCATTTGCTTCCATTCAAAAATTTTGTGCACGCTTCTTGTCTTTAGGACTGCCTCTTCACATTCTCAT AAATAATGCAGGCAAATTTTCACAGAAGTTGAAGTTTTCTGAAGACAAATTTGAGCTCTCATTTGCCACAAACTACTTAG GTCATTTCCTGCTGACCGAAATGCTATTAGATAAGATGGTAGAGACAGCAGAGCAGACAGGGATTGAAGGAAGGATTGTAAATGTTAGTTCCGTAGTTCACAACTGGGTCAAAAGAGATCATTTTTGCTTCAGCCAAATGCTCAATCCTaagaa TTATAATGGCACTCGTGCATATGCTCAGTCAAAATTGGCCAACATTTTACATGCCAAGGAATTGTCAAGACAGCTAAAG GCAAGAAATGCAAATGTAGCTATCAATGCTGTCCATCCAGGTATTGTGAAAACAGGAATAACAAGGGATCATAAAGGCTTTATCACAG ATTCTCTCTATTTTATGGCATCAAAACTTCTAAAGTCAACATCACAG GGTTCGGCAAGTACATGCTATTTAGCACTGAACGAACAAACAAGGGGAGTAAGTGGAAAATACTATGCAGATTGCAATGAATGTCATTGCTCAGCTTTAGCTAATGATCAAATTGAAGCTCATAAACTTTGGAAGCACACTCGTGCTCTAATTCATCGAAGATTGCTTTTACCTTTGTAA